Proteins from a genomic interval of Candidatus Nomurabacteria bacterium:
- a CDS encoding DUF4352 domain-containing protein, which yields MAKIGEPARDGKFEFTVKSVTCGKESVGANEFLTKKAQGQFCLMDLTVKNIGDEKQSLLSSDQKLFNAAGQEFSADDTATMYNSEDSTSTWYSDINPGNSVSGVIVFDLPKDQTPVSAELHDSAFSNGVKVNL from the coding sequence GTGGCAAAAATTGGCGAGCCAGCTCGTGATGGCAAGTTTGAATTCACTGTCAAAAGCGTAACTTGCGGTAAAGAGTCTGTGGGTGCGAATGAATTCTTAACTAAAAAAGCCCAGGGCCAATTCTGTCTCATGGACTTGACCGTGAAGAACATTGGGGACGAGAAGCAAAGCCTACTGTCGTCAGACCAGAAGCTCTTCAATGCAGCTGGTCAAGAATTCTCAGCTGACGATACGGCAACCATGTATAACTCTGAGGACAGCACGAGTACCTGGTACAGCGACATAAACCCAGGCAACAGCGTGAGTGGTGTGATCGTGTTCGATCTACCAAAAGACCAAACACCAGTAAGCGCAGAGCTACATGATAGCGCCTTCTCAAACGGTGTAAAAGTTAACCTCTAA
- a CDS encoding recombinase family protein — protein sequence MLDENTQPLKYCLYARKSSESDERQAMSIDSQIKEMEALAQREGLNVVKVLKESHSAKDSGRRPVFNQLIREIDKGEYDACLVWDASRLSRCAGDLGSLVDLMDKKKLLQIRTFSQTFTDNPNEKFLLMILCSQAKLENDNRGINVKRGIRAKCEMGWRPGNAPVGYINRSFSGVKDIVVDPDRGHIITELFDKAGKGWSGRQIKRWLDDIKFTNKSGKAVTLSQVYVILNNSFYHGEFEYPEGSGKVYQGAHKPLVSKALFGQIQDTRLIPLKAAWGTKNFAFKEIFKCGSCGASITAEEKFKHLLDGSINRHVYYRCTRKVDPECPEKFMNEKELKEQLLSFIAENTEVIEITDELARKALRHTEIVESALRIRNIDFGQLDPMTEYSTYVLMQGSYKEQGALVEGIKSQFVIRDRTLAVK from the coding sequence ATGCTGGACGAAAATACTCAACCACTTAAATACTGCCTGTACGCTCGAAAGTCTTCCGAGTCCGACGAGCGTCAGGCAATGAGTATTGATTCACAAATTAAAGAAATGGAAGCCCTCGCACAACGCGAGGGCTTAAACGTTGTAAAGGTACTTAAAGAAAGCCATTCCGCAAAGGACTCAGGCAGAAGACCGGTTTTTAATCAGCTAATCAGAGAAATAGATAAAGGTGAATATGATGCATGCTTGGTCTGGGACGCATCACGCCTAAGTAGGTGTGCAGGTGATCTGGGCTCGTTAGTTGATCTGATGGATAAGAAAAAGCTGCTGCAAATTCGAACATTCTCTCAAACATTCACGGATAACCCGAATGAAAAGTTTTTATTAATGATCTTATGCTCACAAGCCAAACTTGAGAACGATAATCGTGGCATTAATGTAAAACGGGGCATACGAGCGAAATGTGAAATGGGTTGGCGACCAGGCAATGCTCCAGTAGGTTACATTAACCGCTCATTTAGCGGAGTTAAAGACATAGTTGTCGATCCCGATCGTGGACACATAATAACTGAGCTATTCGACAAAGCCGGCAAAGGTTGGAGCGGTCGTCAGATCAAACGCTGGCTTGATGACATAAAGTTCACAAACAAGTCCGGCAAGGCCGTAACGCTCAGCCAAGTATATGTGATTCTAAATAACAGCTTTTACCACGGAGAGTTTGAGTATCCAGAAGGAAGCGGTAAAGTCTACCAAGGTGCTCATAAGCCACTGGTTAGCAAAGCGCTATTTGGACAAATTCAAGACACTCGACTCATCCCACTCAAGGCTGCTTGGGGCACCAAAAACTTTGCGTTCAAAGAGATCTTCAAATGCGGGTCTTGTGGCGCAAGCATCACGGCAGAAGAAAAGTTCAAGCACCTGCTAGACGGGAGCATAAACAGGCATGTTTACTATCGGTGCACGCGCAAGGTAGATCCTGAGTGTCCTGAAAAGTTCATGAACGAAAAAGAGCTGAAGGAGCAGCTACTCAGCTTCATCGCAGAGAACACGGAAGTAATCGAGATTACGGACGAACTTGCAAGAAAAGCGCTCAGGCACACAGAAATAGTCGAATCAGCACTAAGGATACGAAACATTGATTTTGGCCAACTCGATCCGATGACCGAATACTCGACTTATGTGCTCATGCAGGGATCATATAAGGAGCAGGGTGCGCTCGTTGAGGGCATTAAGAGTCAGTTTGTAATTAGAGATAGAACTCTAGCAGTTAAGTGA
- a CDS encoding aldehyde dehydrogenase, which translates to MATLVSTNPAKNYEKLGEVEVSTEQEIQEAVKNARKANQSWATLPVSERLAYLQRFVDALKSRADEAAKLISQEMGKPISDAKGEVQTAIDDTTWIIENAESVLNPVTIREDENGVIEQHNEPYGVSAAIAAWNFPLTNFKECVLQDLAAGNTVVFKHSEENPLVGKLIDELMQTAEFPEGVFTQVYGAGEVGDILTDQDVDFISFIGSSKVGRTLYKKAAEKFINVRLEMGGSSPGIVFEDVDIETTARQVVSDRFFNTGQVCDAMKRLLVQESIYDEFISAVQKEVESLNFGSPDKEDVSVSCLVAERQVQPILDQINKSVEQGAEILVGGKKAKNMDGAYIEPTLITNVTENMPVWAEEVFGPVLPVMTFKDEAEAIKLANNTQYGLSGYVHTADKERAVRVAKEIKAGQIATNGVHNYYPEVCFGGYKASGIGRTCGPAGLLTGTQIKIITRLK; encoded by the coding sequence ATGGCAACACTTGTATCAACAAACCCGGCAAAAAATTATGAGAAGCTTGGCGAAGTAGAGGTCAGTACTGAACAGGAGATTCAGGAAGCTGTAAAAAATGCACGAAAAGCCAATCAATCATGGGCGACCCTGCCTGTGAGCGAGAGGTTAGCCTATCTTCAAAGATTTGTGGACGCACTTAAGTCGAGAGCTGATGAAGCAGCAAAGCTAATAAGCCAAGAAATGGGTAAACCAATTTCCGACGCCAAGGGTGAAGTGCAGACGGCCATTGACGATACTACCTGGATAATTGAGAACGCCGAATCGGTGCTGAATCCTGTCACAATTCGCGAAGATGAGAACGGAGTTATCGAACAGCATAATGAGCCATACGGTGTATCTGCAGCAATTGCAGCCTGGAACTTTCCGTTGACCAACTTCAAAGAATGCGTCCTACAGGACCTTGCTGCTGGCAACACAGTCGTTTTCAAACACTCGGAAGAAAATCCCCTAGTCGGTAAGCTTATTGATGAACTCATGCAGACTGCCGAATTTCCCGAAGGTGTATTTACGCAGGTTTATGGTGCTGGTGAAGTTGGCGATATACTTACCGACCAAGATGTTGATTTCATTAGTTTTATAGGTAGCAGTAAAGTAGGAAGAACTCTCTACAAAAAGGCGGCGGAAAAGTTCATAAACGTACGACTAGAAATGGGCGGCAGCTCCCCGGGAATAGTATTTGAAGATGTAGATATTGAAACTACAGCAAGACAGGTCGTCAGCGATCGTTTCTTCAACACCGGACAAGTGTGTGATGCGATGAAGCGGTTACTCGTACAGGAATCAATCTACGATGAGTTTATTTCGGCTGTACAAAAAGAAGTTGAATCTCTTAACTTTGGCAGCCCTGATAAAGAAGATGTGTCCGTGAGCTGTCTTGTTGCTGAGCGTCAAGTACAGCCTATCCTAGACCAGATTAATAAATCTGTTGAGCAAGGCGCCGAGATTCTTGTTGGCGGAAAGAAAGCCAAAAACATGGATGGTGCGTACATTGAACCAACGCTCATCACAAACGTAACAGAGAATATGCCAGTTTGGGCTGAAGAGGTGTTTGGACCTGTTTTGCCAGTCATGACATTTAAAGACGAAGCTGAAGCTATAAAGCTCGCGAATAACACACAATATGGTTTGAGCGGCTACGTACACACTGCCGATAAAGAGCGAGCCGTGAGAGTGGCAAAAGAAATTAAAGCCGGTCAAATAGCTACCAATGGTGTCCACAATTATTATCCAGAGGTGTGCTTCGGCGGTTATAAAGCTTCCGGAATCGGTCGCACATGCGGTCCAGCAGGTTTACTCACCGGTACCCAAATCAAGATCATTACAAGACTCAAATAA